The proteins below come from a single Gimesia alba genomic window:
- a CDS encoding sulfatase-like hydrolase/transferase, with protein MAIQRIIVCFVCLILCSQQALFAKESKAKPNFIVIFADDLGYGDLECYGHPKFKTPNLNRMAAEGARLTQFNVPVPYCAPSRATLLTGRYPWRHGVWFNPAPDGGQFRNGVGIPDSEVLLSEKLKQNGYATICVGKWHLGHDPQFYPTRHGFDDYLGILYSNDMRPVNLMKGEKVLEYPVIQANLTKRYTDRAVEFIRENQKRPFFLYLPHAMPHKPLAASEAFYKKSGAGLYGDVIAELDWSVGEIFKTLKELDLDENTFVIFTSDNGPWFGGHTAGLSGMKSTSWEGGLRVPMIARWPGKIPKGQVIDTNCGSIDIFPTILKQAGIPVPTDRVIDGKDLFPVLTEQAKTPHNALYSMKGNFLFTVRSGPWKMHVKQSPRQLLANQGKDWIDPRGPDGVTIIAPYEQAMPDQPPGLLTGDRPAPMMLFNLEDDPGEQHNVAKQNPQVVARLKKLYEEMQAQIPDSIRNFNQKPKKKAASSK; from the coding sequence ATGGCCATTCAAAGAATCATCGTTTGTTTCGTATGCCTGATACTTTGCTCGCAGCAGGCTCTTTTCGCTAAGGAATCAAAAGCAAAACCGAATTTCATCGTGATTTTTGCCGATGACCTGGGTTATGGCGATCTGGAATGTTATGGTCATCCCAAGTTTAAAACTCCGAATCTCAATCGAATGGCAGCAGAGGGCGCCCGCCTGACTCAGTTTAATGTGCCTGTCCCCTATTGTGCTCCTTCGCGTGCGACTCTGCTGACAGGCCGCTATCCCTGGCGACATGGCGTCTGGTTTAACCCTGCTCCCGATGGAGGCCAGTTTCGAAATGGAGTGGGAATCCCCGACAGTGAAGTTCTGCTGAGTGAAAAATTGAAGCAGAATGGCTATGCGACGATCTGTGTCGGCAAGTGGCATTTGGGGCACGATCCGCAATTTTATCCCACGCGGCACGGCTTTGATGACTACCTGGGAATTCTGTATTCGAATGACATGCGTCCCGTCAATTTGATGAAAGGGGAAAAGGTCCTCGAATATCCGGTCATACAGGCGAATCTGACGAAACGCTATACGGACCGTGCGGTGGAATTTATTCGTGAAAATCAGAAGCGGCCTTTCTTTCTCTATCTGCCTCATGCCATGCCACACAAGCCTTTGGCGGCTTCCGAAGCATTCTACAAAAAGAGCGGGGCAGGGTTATACGGCGATGTGATTGCCGAACTGGACTGGAGCGTGGGTGAGATTTTTAAAACGCTCAAGGAACTGGATCTGGATGAGAATACGTTCGTGATTTTTACCTCGGATAATGGTCCCTGGTTTGGCGGCCATACCGCGGGGCTCTCCGGGATGAAGTCGACCAGTTGGGAAGGGGGGCTGCGGGTGCCGATGATTGCACGCTGGCCGGGGAAAATTCCCAAAGGGCAAGTCATCGATACCAACTGCGGTTCGATTGATATTTTTCCCACCATCTTGAAACAGGCGGGCATCCCTGTGCCAACCGACCGGGTCATTGATGGAAAGGATCTGTTTCCCGTTCTGACAGAGCAGGCAAAGACTCCACATAACGCTCTGTATTCAATGAAAGGAAACTTCCTGTTTACCGTGCGCAGTGGTCCCTGGAAAATGCATGTGAAACAGTCCCCGCGTCAGCTTCTGGCCAATCAGGGGAAAGACTGGATTGATCCGCGCGGCCCTGACGGTGTGACGATCATTGCCCCTTATGAACAGGCCATGCCCGATCAGCCACCCGGACTATTAACGGGAGATCGGCCTGCTCCGATGATGTTATTCAATCTTGAAGACGACCCGGGGGAGCAGCACAACGTTGCGAAACAGAATCCGCAGGTCGTGGCGCGACTGAAGAAATTGTACGAGGAAATGCAGGCTCAGATTCCTGATTCCATTCGTAATTTCAATCAGAAGCCGAAGAAAAAGGCGGCGTCTTCGAAGTAA
- a CDS encoding alpha/beta hydrolase has product MMNTSKFVITLALMGFALTGCSGARDSKSSGKPEQRQQQAESPLPDSEEEQAGSAPDKSVSGEQKHETVRVFYGTDRNLTGSTQPKQFFGAERASLSLGFCDVSIPKTHQEGKLESPKIWKLEFRENPDKHVVLKSVEPASGSEFLTTLRETIQNSIEVEQTPEGEVSTGGEAFIFIHGYNNSFEDAARRTAQIAYDLKFKGAPLMYSWPSQAKGSLWAYKEDARTAQWCEENVTLFVEAIAYESGARKIHLIAHSMGNRVLSRALKNISQKLAASGETQPLFNEVILTAPDIDAQIFKDSIAPHIVQTANRFTIYSSSDDLALKASRVANSFWHERLGEGGSYLTVFPKYKQINVVDASDIDTNLFALGHSYHADNVTVLSDVKQVFQGVPVGDRGLRSLLENLAWKFQSKRSLLGRVFKGTFR; this is encoded by the coding sequence ATGATGAACACTTCAAAATTCGTGATTACACTGGCACTGATGGGATTCGCTCTCACCGGGTGTAGTGGTGCCAGAGACTCCAAATCTAGCGGAAAACCAGAACAACGGCAGCAACAGGCAGAGAGCCCGTTGCCTGATTCAGAAGAAGAACAGGCCGGTTCAGCACCAGATAAGAGTGTGTCTGGGGAACAAAAACATGAGACCGTTCGCGTGTTCTATGGCACGGATCGTAACTTGACAGGCTCCACTCAACCCAAGCAATTTTTTGGTGCCGAACGTGCCAGCCTGTCACTCGGTTTTTGCGATGTCAGCATCCCGAAAACCCACCAGGAAGGAAAACTGGAATCGCCGAAGATCTGGAAACTGGAATTTCGGGAAAATCCGGATAAGCATGTTGTGTTGAAGTCGGTCGAGCCAGCATCCGGCTCCGAGTTTCTCACGACTCTGCGCGAAACGATTCAGAATTCGATCGAAGTTGAACAGACTCCCGAAGGAGAAGTCAGTACAGGCGGAGAAGCATTTATCTTTATCCACGGCTATAACAACTCATTTGAAGACGCTGCACGCCGAACTGCTCAAATCGCCTATGACCTGAAATTCAAAGGGGCACCTTTGATGTATAGCTGGCCTTCCCAGGCAAAAGGCTCACTCTGGGCATATAAAGAGGATGCGCGTACCGCACAGTGGTGTGAAGAGAATGTGACCCTGTTCGTTGAAGCGATTGCTTACGAATCGGGAGCCCGCAAAATTCATCTGATCGCGCATAGTATGGGAAACCGGGTATTGTCGCGTGCGTTGAAGAACATTTCACAAAAACTGGCTGCCTCCGGAGAAACGCAGCCACTGTTTAATGAAGTGATTCTGACTGCCCCGGATATTGATGCTCAGATTTTCAAAGATTCGATCGCCCCCCATATTGTTCAGACAGCGAATCGCTTTACCATTTATTCTTCTTCAGACGATCTGGCTTTGAAAGCCTCGCGCGTTGCCAATTCGTTCTGGCATGAACGGCTGGGAGAAGGGGGATCCTATCTGACTGTATTCCCGAAATATAAACAGATCAATGTCGTTGATGCTTCCGACATCGATACGAACCTGTTTGCATTGGGACACTCTTATCATGCCGACAATGTCACTGTTCTGTCTGATGTCAAACAGGTCTTTCAAGGCGTCCCTGTCGGCGATCGTGGACTACGATCCTTACTGGAGAACCTTGCCTGGAAATTCCAAAGCAAACGCAGTCTTCTCGGACGCGTATTCAAAGGCACATTTCGCTAA
- a CDS encoding DUF309 domain-containing protein, whose protein sequence is MVYPVADVVRLLPSSRLPEYTFVPGKNLPHPYRDPKGHSYGNKPKPPKALTEDNWVEHRNYLNAIDYFNLGFYWEAHDEWERLLRVCGPDSIPGRFLKGLVKLSAAGIKVREGSIHGVRRHAASAGEVFADVAAESNADHYCGLELTKLQFAADRAAQLRYPDDLTMGEPIRVFPFLLEPEPFPLG, encoded by the coding sequence ATGGTTTATCCTGTTGCTGATGTTGTGCGTTTATTACCTTCGTCCCGGCTGCCGGAATATACTTTTGTTCCTGGCAAAAACTTGCCGCATCCCTATCGCGATCCTAAGGGACACAGCTACGGTAATAAACCCAAACCCCCGAAGGCGTTGACCGAGGATAACTGGGTAGAACATCGAAATTATTTGAACGCCATTGATTATTTCAACCTGGGATTCTACTGGGAAGCCCACGACGAATGGGAACGTCTGTTACGCGTCTGTGGTCCCGATTCGATTCCCGGCCGGTTCTTAAAAGGACTGGTGAAGCTGTCCGCTGCTGGAATCAAAGTTCGGGAAGGTAGTATTCACGGCGTTCGACGTCATGCTGCTTCTGCCGGTGAAGTCTTTGCCGATGTCGCTGCTGAATCCAATGCTGACCATTACTGCGGACTGGAATTAACCAAGCTGCAGTTTGCCGCTGACCGTGCTGCCCAACTCCGTTATCCCGATGATCTGACAATGGGCGAACCGATTCGCGTCTTCCCGTTCCTGTTGGAACCGGAGCCGTTTCCCCTCGGTTAA
- a CDS encoding sulfatase-like hydrolase/transferase, whose protein sequence is MKRLTQSGCILFCLLALNLTQLSAAEKTDKRPNIIFILLDNVGKDWFRCYGSEENQTPTIDHLAYTGLRFRNCYVTPVCSTTRHMLLTGRYPFRSGWHTHHDPAIYGGGYFDWNREICFARILRDAGYDTCISGKWQINDLFDPEQKDALIKHGFQEYCIFPEGKKGHPAHKKRYWDPYVIQNGKRLDTKGKFGPDIFTDYLIEYMKTHRDKPFCAYYSAILTHIPVVHTPHNLGKELTPREQFAGMLNYSDHLIGRLVKAMDELGIRDNTILFIVPDNGTDNGTDQNAEQSLGGRINGRISAEGIYSLKEQGINMPLIVNCPKLVGSERISDDLIDVSDILPTLVELAKAPLPKGVTIDGRSFAPQILNQPLNKPWRPWCLTQYYKQRVVRDQRFKLYSSGEFYDLSEDPLEQHDLADSQRMRTEGASLKSHTQLKRVLDSLPENSKLPWEFRSISARKIRAEEARQKAAKGASPKP, encoded by the coding sequence ATGAAACGTCTGACTCAATCCGGCTGTATTCTGTTCTGTCTGTTAGCGCTGAATCTGACTCAGTTGTCGGCCGCAGAAAAAACAGACAAACGACCGAATATCATTTTTATTCTGCTCGATAACGTCGGCAAGGATTGGTTTCGCTGTTATGGCAGCGAGGAAAATCAGACGCCAACGATTGATCATCTAGCTTATACCGGACTGCGGTTCCGCAACTGTTACGTGACACCCGTCTGTAGTACAACGCGGCATATGCTGCTGACAGGTCGCTATCCCTTCCGCTCCGGCTGGCATACTCATCACGACCCGGCGATTTATGGAGGTGGCTATTTCGATTGGAACCGGGAGATCTGTTTTGCCCGCATCTTGAGAGACGCCGGTTATGACACCTGCATCTCCGGAAAGTGGCAGATCAATGACTTGTTCGATCCGGAACAGAAAGACGCCCTGATCAAGCATGGCTTCCAGGAATACTGCATCTTTCCTGAAGGCAAGAAAGGACACCCGGCTCATAAAAAACGGTATTGGGACCCGTACGTCATTCAGAATGGAAAGCGACTGGATACGAAGGGGAAATTCGGTCCGGATATTTTTACGGACTATCTGATTGAGTATATGAAAACGCATCGCGATAAGCCGTTCTGTGCTTACTATTCGGCGATCCTGACGCATATCCCCGTCGTTCATACGCCGCACAATCTGGGGAAAGAGTTGACGCCGCGTGAACAATTTGCCGGCATGCTGAATTATTCGGACCATTTGATCGGTCGCCTGGTCAAAGCGATGGACGAGCTCGGCATTCGCGACAATACGATTTTGTTTATTGTTCCCGATAATGGCACCGACAACGGGACGGACCAGAACGCGGAACAAAGTTTGGGGGGCCGTATCAACGGACGTATTTCTGCTGAGGGGATTTATTCTCTCAAAGAGCAGGGCATCAATATGCCGTTGATTGTGAACTGTCCCAAGCTGGTGGGATCAGAGCGAATCAGTGATGACCTGATCGACGTTTCTGACATCCTGCCAACGTTGGTGGAGCTGGCCAAGGCGCCGCTTCCGAAAGGAGTCACTATTGACGGGAGGTCGTTCGCCCCGCAAATTCTAAATCAGCCTCTCAATAAGCCCTGGCGTCCCTGGTGTCTGACTCAGTATTACAAACAGCGGGTGGTAAGAGATCAAAGATTCAAACTCTATTCCTCTGGTGAATTCTATGACCTCTCAGAAGATCCGCTGGAACAGCATGACTTGGCAGACTCCCAGCGCATGCGAACAGAGGGGGCGAGCCTGAAGTCCCACACTCAGCTGAAACGAGTGCTGGATTCCCTGCCGGAAAACAGCAAGCTTCCCTGGGAATTTCGCAGTATCTCCGCTCGAAAGATACGAGCGGAAGAGGCACGTCAGAAAGCTGCCAAGGGGGCTTCTCCCAAGCCCTGA
- a CDS encoding Nramp family divalent metal transporter gives MSEEQATTVRPHWWQRIGPGLVTACVVIGPGSILTSSNLGAKEGYSMIWVVLVSVIFMLVYTSLGAKLGTVTSESTCTLLAKTVGRPLTIVIGCGVFFISAAYQFGNNLGVHSAIETYTDLKYGIVFFNAISIAFLFGFKNLYKLVERLMSVFVGLMLLSFAINLIFAKPNLLEMAEGVIPGYGGDGLDSILNISLLGLVGTTFVITAAFYQSYLARFKGWKVADLKDGRIDSCISATIMALITIMLMSTAAAELRGQQLNSVADVGNALQPLFGDKGQILFCIGLFSAAYSSFIVNSMIGGFILSDSLGLGGTPQDKSTRILTAAVLLIGMFVAMYVIESGTKPVVAIVAAQAVTVVAAPLAAGALLLLTSSKKVMGEHRNGPVMNILAGIGFLLLLGMAWYIATQKVIPQIQKMRGESTAVIQIEPAEMKLAIQNEN, from the coding sequence GTGAGTGAAGAACAAGCAACAACGGTCAGGCCACACTGGTGGCAGCGGATTGGTCCCGGTTTAGTCACTGCCTGTGTGGTGATTGGGCCCGGTAGTATTTTGACCAGTTCCAACTTGGGAGCAAAAGAAGGCTACAGCATGATCTGGGTCGTGCTGGTCTCTGTGATCTTTATGCTGGTTTATACTTCACTGGGAGCCAAGCTGGGGACGGTAACTAGTGAATCGACGTGTACCCTGCTGGCGAAAACTGTGGGCAGGCCGCTGACGATTGTGATTGGCTGTGGCGTCTTCTTCATTTCTGCTGCCTATCAGTTTGGGAATAATCTGGGGGTGCATTCGGCAATCGAGACTTATACCGATCTGAAATACGGGATTGTGTTCTTCAATGCCATTTCGATTGCGTTTCTGTTCGGCTTTAAGAACTTGTATAAACTGGTTGAACGGCTGATGTCCGTTTTCGTCGGGTTAATGCTGCTCTCGTTTGCGATCAACCTTATTTTCGCCAAGCCGAATCTGCTGGAAATGGCGGAGGGGGTGATCCCCGGATACGGTGGTGACGGACTGGATTCGATTCTCAATATTTCTCTGTTAGGATTGGTGGGAACGACATTCGTGATTACCGCCGCCTTCTATCAGTCTTATCTGGCTCGTTTCAAAGGCTGGAAGGTTGCCGATCTGAAAGATGGTCGCATCGATTCCTGTATCAGTGCGACAATCATGGCGTTGATAACCATTATGCTCATGTCCACTGCCGCCGCCGAGCTCCGTGGTCAGCAATTGAATAGCGTTGCCGATGTGGGAAATGCCTTGCAGCCGTTGTTTGGAGACAAAGGTCAGATTTTGTTCTGTATCGGCCTGTTCTCTGCTGCCTACTCTTCGTTCATCGTGAATTCCATGATCGGCGGCTTTATTCTTTCTGACAGTCTCGGTCTGGGTGGGACGCCACAAGATAAATCGACACGCATTTTGACGGCAGCAGTTTTGCTTATCGGAATGTTCGTTGCGATGTATGTTATCGAGTCAGGAACGAAACCGGTTGTGGCGATCGTAGCCGCTCAGGCGGTGACAGTCGTCGCAGCTCCCCTGGCCGCTGGGGCACTGCTGTTATTGACAAGTAGTAAGAAAGTCATGGGCGAACATCGTAATGGTCCTGTGATGAATATTTTAGCGGGCATCGGTTTTCTGTTACTTTTGGGTATGGCCTGGTATATCGCGACACAGAAAGTGATTCCTCAGATTCAGAAAATGCGTGGAGAATCAACGGCCGTGATTCAGATCGAGCCTGCAGAAATGAAACTTGCAATCCAAAATGAGAATTGA
- a CDS encoding sulfatase family protein has protein sequence MGLLSGLFVASASAAPQTKQPNFIVIFCDNLGYGDIEPFGSTVNRTPCLNRMAREGRKFTHFCVTAGVCTPSRASIMTGCYSQRVGMHWNPRDGQVLRPISPYGLNPEEITVAEVLKKQGYTTGMIGKWHLGDQPPFLPTKQGFDYFYGIPYSDDMTQAVGKRIGDRLDGNRWPPLPVMLNDKVIKAGVDRNLLTKDYTEKAVEFIEQNKDQPFFLYFPQAMPGSTSKPFASEAFRGKSKSGPWGDSIEELDWSTGQLLDKLVELGIEDNTLVIWTSDNGSPMAKDMNSTERGTNKPLNGRGYTTAEGAFRVPTIMWWPETVPAGTVCNELATTMDLLPTFALLAGGTVPSDRIIDGHDIRPLIEGKPGAKTPYDVFYYYAMEQLQAVRKGPWKLFVPLKEFSRHPHFKKGEGSKPLLFNVVTDISSEHNVADQHPEIVKELMALADKGREDLGDTNRPGANQRPAGKIENPVPPTLKTTSTN, from the coding sequence ATGGGATTGCTTTCGGGGCTCTTCGTGGCATCAGCATCTGCCGCACCACAAACAAAGCAGCCCAACTTTATTGTCATCTTCTGTGACAATCTCGGCTACGGTGATATCGAACCGTTCGGCTCCACAGTCAACCGTACCCCCTGTTTGAATCGGATGGCGCGAGAAGGACGCAAGTTTACTCATTTTTGTGTCACCGCCGGTGTCTGTACTCCCTCGCGGGCTTCGATTATGACCGGCTGCTATTCCCAGCGCGTGGGAATGCACTGGAATCCGCGCGATGGCCAGGTGCTGCGGCCCATTTCCCCGTACGGCTTAAACCCGGAGGAAATCACGGTCGCCGAAGTCCTCAAAAAACAAGGTTATACAACTGGCATGATCGGGAAATGGCATCTGGGTGACCAGCCGCCTTTCCTGCCCACCAAGCAAGGCTTTGATTATTTTTACGGCATTCCTTACAGCGACGATATGACCCAGGCGGTCGGAAAACGAATTGGCGATCGACTGGACGGCAACCGCTGGCCTCCTCTGCCCGTGATGCTCAATGACAAAGTCATCAAAGCAGGCGTCGACCGCAATCTTCTGACCAAAGATTACACCGAAAAAGCAGTCGAGTTTATCGAACAGAATAAAGACCAGCCGTTCTTTCTCTATTTTCCTCAAGCGATGCCTGGCAGTACGAGTAAACCGTTTGCCAGCGAAGCCTTCCGCGGCAAGAGTAAAAGTGGTCCCTGGGGAGACAGTATCGAGGAGCTTGACTGGTCGACCGGACAACTTCTGGACAAGCTGGTTGAACTCGGCATCGAAGACAACACGCTGGTGATCTGGACCTCAGACAATGGCTCGCCGATGGCCAAAGATATGAACAGTACAGAACGAGGCACCAACAAGCCACTCAACGGTCGCGGCTATACCACCGCCGAGGGCGCCTTCCGCGTTCCTACAATCATGTGGTGGCCCGAAACCGTTCCCGCAGGAACGGTTTGCAACGAACTGGCAACCACCATGGATCTGCTGCCAACCTTTGCATTGCTCGCTGGTGGAACCGTTCCCTCAGATCGCATCATCGACGGTCATGATATTCGCCCGTTAATTGAGGGTAAACCCGGTGCTAAAACGCCTTATGACGTCTTTTATTATTATGCGATGGAACAACTGCAGGCCGTGCGCAAAGGTCCTTGGAAATTATTCGTGCCCTTGAAAGAATTCAGCCGACATCCTCACTTCAAAAAGGGAGAGGGTTCAAAACCACTGTTATTCAATGTGGTGACCGACATCAGCTCGGAGCATAATGTTGCTGACCAGCACCCGGAAATTGTCAAAGAACTGATGGCGCTGGCAGATAAAGGTCGTGAGGATCTGGGGGATACGAATCGTCCTGGCGCCAACCAACGGCCGGCAGGTAAAATTGAAAACCCCGTTCCTCCCACACTGAAAACCACTTCCACAAATTAG